Proteins encoded in a region of the Leifsonia sp. PS1209 genome:
- the corA gene encoding magnesium/cobalt transporter CorA yields the protein MIVDNAVYVDGRRTADPTSLEQTFETVRERNGFAWIGLYRPTEKELAAVATEFELPELAVEDALSGHQRAKLEKYGTTTFVALRPAHYIDETEKVEFGEVHVFLGEQFVITVRHFEWPDLSIVRHRMEHDARLLAPGPIGVLYGILDQIVDDYAPVIAGLENDIDEIEDQLFNGDRTVSRRIYELSSEVMTFQRAVNPLGGVLQSLRDALAASGADESLRDRFRDVHDHVIRIVERADGFRQILQNALLVHTTLVGQAQNDEVKKISSWAAILFTPTLVGTIYGMNFDHMPELHWALGYPFALALMLATGIGLYYAFKRNNWL from the coding sequence ATGATCGTCGACAACGCCGTCTACGTCGACGGTCGGCGCACCGCTGACCCGACATCGCTGGAGCAGACGTTCGAGACGGTGCGGGAGCGCAACGGGTTCGCCTGGATCGGCCTGTACCGGCCGACCGAGAAGGAGCTGGCCGCCGTCGCGACCGAATTCGAGCTGCCGGAGCTCGCCGTGGAAGACGCCCTGAGCGGGCACCAGCGCGCAAAGCTGGAGAAGTACGGCACCACGACGTTCGTGGCGCTGCGGCCCGCGCACTACATCGACGAGACCGAGAAGGTGGAGTTCGGTGAGGTGCACGTCTTCCTCGGCGAGCAGTTCGTCATCACCGTGCGGCACTTCGAATGGCCGGACCTCTCGATCGTCCGGCACAGGATGGAGCACGACGCGCGGCTGCTCGCACCCGGTCCGATCGGGGTGCTCTACGGCATCCTGGACCAGATCGTCGACGACTACGCCCCCGTGATCGCCGGTCTGGAGAACGACATCGACGAGATCGAGGACCAGCTCTTCAACGGCGACCGCACGGTGTCGCGCCGCATCTACGAGCTGTCTTCCGAGGTGATGACGTTCCAGAGGGCGGTCAACCCGCTCGGCGGTGTGCTGCAGAGTCTCAGGGACGCGCTCGCCGCATCCGGTGCGGACGAGTCGTTGCGCGACCGGTTCCGGGATGTGCACGACCACGTCATCCGGATCGTGGAGCGGGCGGACGGGTTCCGGCAGATCCTGCAGAACGCGCTGCTGGTGCACACCACGCTCGTCGGCCAGGCGCAGAACGACGAGGTCAAGAAGATCTCGTCCTGGGCGGCCATCCTGTTCACCCCGACGCTCGTCGGCACGATCTACGGGATGAACTTCGACCACATGCCGGAGCTGCACTGGGCGCTCGGCTACCCGTTCGCGCTCGCGCTGATGCTGGCGACCGGCATCGGGCTGTACTACGCGTTCAAGCGGAACAACTGGCTCTGA
- a CDS encoding DUF2599 domain-containing protein — MTKVTKRWVSAFAVGTTIGTAGAVPAFADNPDDTLAVVASATPETIESAASVPTTATGENAIDATVAGATVTVPVDASNGITLGSEGGTVSIGLPFADQAADAEVQKPGVVSFDNRNGSSTVPVVQSDGSVQINTIIEGADAPTSYSYDYDCSGGVTLRRLADGGIVAVDGAGELVASIALPWAKDARGKDVATRYVINGTTLTQIVEHGVGSAYPIVADPTTLGSNGFYTKIVQNSSSQGTIISVYPAQIKWNAYSGDTIYANYKAIVPAAYEGNKWRDQLVCHAANVGIWKTPWNLDSWRPDVGYARTVLAACNPQ; from the coding sequence ATGACGAAGGTGACGAAGCGGTGGGTGTCCGCGTTCGCAGTGGGTACAACAATCGGGACGGCTGGCGCGGTTCCCGCATTCGCGGATAACCCGGACGACACGTTGGCGGTGGTGGCTTCCGCAACACCAGAGACCATCGAGTCTGCGGCTAGCGTGCCGACGACCGCTACCGGTGAGAATGCGATCGACGCGACCGTGGCCGGGGCGACGGTGACGGTGCCGGTCGACGCATCCAACGGCATCACACTGGGCAGCGAAGGCGGCACGGTCTCGATCGGCCTCCCGTTCGCTGACCAGGCGGCGGACGCGGAGGTGCAGAAGCCGGGTGTGGTGTCATTCGACAACCGCAATGGATCGAGCACGGTCCCGGTTGTCCAAAGCGACGGCAGTGTGCAGATCAACACCATCATCGAAGGGGCGGATGCGCCGACGTCGTACTCGTATGACTATGACTGCTCCGGTGGCGTGACGTTGCGACGGTTGGCGGACGGCGGAATTGTCGCTGTCGACGGAGCGGGAGAACTCGTGGCCTCCATCGCGCTGCCGTGGGCCAAGGATGCGCGAGGAAAGGATGTTGCGACGCGGTACGTCATCAACGGAACCACGCTCACGCAGATAGTTGAGCATGGCGTCGGGTCGGCGTACCCGATCGTCGCCGATCCGACGACACTCGGAAGCAACGGCTTCTACACCAAGATCGTCCAGAACAGCAGCTCGCAGGGAACGATCATCAGCGTCTATCCTGCACAGATCAAGTGGAATGCGTACTCGGGAGACACGATCTACGCGAACTACAAGGCGATCGTTCCCGCCGCCTACGAAGGAAACAAATGGCGGGACCAACTCGTCTGCCACGCAGCCAACGTCGGGATCTGGAAGACACCCTGGAACCTGGATTCGTGGCGTCCCGACGTCGGCTACGCGCGCACTGTTCTCGCGGCGTGCAACCCGCAGTGA
- a CDS encoding glycoside hydrolase family 3 C-terminal domain-containing protein, producing MTDLSTDIDTDSVVAGLVSSLTLEQKVRLLTGASFWTLHSEPQIGLDTIVVSDGPAGVRGQLWDERDSSANLPSPTALAASWDVDRVYALGQLIAAEARRKGVGVALGPTVNIQRSPRGGRHFEAYSEDPWLSGVVGTAFVRGVQSCGVGATPKHFVANDSETDRMTVNVNVDERTLREVYLAPFERMVTEGGAWLVMSSYNSVNGVTMTENELLRSPLKDEWGFDGVVVSDWMGVRDTVAAGVSAQDVAMPGPDGVWGDALVEAVRAGQVSETDIDEKVLRILRLAGRLGALDGVEAATPLAEPWPAERIDALLREAAADGMVLVKNDAAGASPVLPLGTDPGTVAVIGQHARIARSQGGGSATVFPDHVVTPLDGLEEAFGAERVSFAPGVRASESLLPVDATVATDPATGESGVHVRFLGADGGVVLDEHRGSGRLTWLGDPVLADTAVVEATTTFTAPEDGEYAVGFAGLGLFRFEVDGELKSDGLFFPDGTDPFMAFLNPPKQSFPITLAAGQTVALRLEHRPQQQLGLAAVMFTLGYEEPFGSADDELERAVSLAAASDVAVVVVGTTEQLESEGFDRDGLRLPDGQDELVRRVVAANPRTVVVVNSGGPVILPWLDDAPAVLLTWFPGQEMGHALADVLTGAVEPGGRIPTTWAATEDDVPVWQVEPVDGQLYYDEKLNVGYREWMRRQAAGGPAPAIPFGHGLGYTSWEFGEPSVEGGGAGGVGLEVSVPVTNVGDRAGKQVVQVYLSRVSDSDIERPVLWLAGYAVVRAEAGESAVATVAIEPRSLQHWSVDDHAWLTEGGTYAVRVGSSVAELSEAVEFTV from the coding sequence ATGACCGACCTCAGCACCGACATCGACACCGACTCCGTCGTCGCCGGCCTCGTCTCCTCCCTCACCCTCGAACAGAAGGTGCGCCTGCTCACCGGCGCCTCGTTCTGGACGCTGCACAGCGAACCGCAGATCGGGCTCGACACGATCGTCGTCTCCGACGGGCCCGCCGGTGTGCGCGGTCAGCTCTGGGACGAGAGGGACAGCTCGGCCAACCTTCCGTCGCCGACCGCGCTCGCCGCATCCTGGGACGTCGACCGGGTGTACGCACTCGGCCAGCTGATCGCTGCGGAGGCGCGTCGCAAGGGGGTCGGCGTCGCACTCGGCCCGACCGTCAACATCCAGCGCTCGCCGCGCGGCGGCCGCCACTTCGAGGCGTACAGCGAGGACCCGTGGCTGTCCGGCGTCGTCGGCACGGCGTTCGTCAGGGGCGTGCAGTCCTGCGGCGTCGGCGCGACCCCGAAGCACTTCGTCGCCAACGACAGCGAGACCGACCGCATGACGGTCAACGTCAACGTGGATGAGCGCACCCTGCGCGAGGTCTACCTCGCGCCGTTCGAGCGCATGGTCACCGAGGGCGGAGCCTGGCTGGTGATGTCGTCGTACAACTCGGTCAACGGCGTCACGATGACCGAGAACGAGTTGCTGCGCTCCCCGCTCAAAGACGAGTGGGGCTTCGACGGCGTGGTCGTCTCCGACTGGATGGGCGTGCGCGACACGGTCGCGGCCGGTGTCTCGGCACAGGACGTCGCGATGCCGGGTCCGGACGGCGTCTGGGGCGATGCGCTGGTCGAGGCCGTGCGCGCCGGTCAGGTGTCGGAGACCGACATCGACGAGAAGGTGCTGCGCATCCTGAGGCTGGCAGGGCGTCTCGGCGCGCTCGACGGTGTTGAAGCGGCGACCCCGCTGGCCGAGCCGTGGCCGGCCGAGCGCATCGACGCGCTGCTCCGTGAGGCCGCGGCGGACGGCATGGTGCTGGTGAAGAACGACGCGGCGGGCGCATCCCCCGTCCTGCCGCTCGGCACGGACCCCGGCACCGTCGCGGTGATCGGTCAGCACGCCCGCATCGCCCGCAGCCAGGGCGGTGGATCGGCGACGGTGTTCCCCGATCACGTCGTTACCCCGCTCGACGGTCTGGAGGAGGCGTTCGGCGCAGAGCGCGTGTCGTTCGCGCCAGGGGTGCGGGCCTCCGAGTCGCTGCTCCCCGTGGATGCGACGGTCGCCACCGATCCGGCGACCGGCGAATCCGGGGTGCACGTGCGCTTCCTCGGCGCGGACGGCGGCGTGGTGCTGGACGAGCACCGCGGAAGCGGCCGCCTCACCTGGCTCGGAGACCCCGTGCTCGCCGACACGGCGGTGGTCGAGGCGACCACCACGTTCACCGCGCCGGAGGACGGCGAGTACGCGGTCGGCTTCGCCGGTCTCGGGCTGTTCCGCTTCGAGGTCGACGGTGAGCTGAAGAGCGACGGCCTGTTCTTCCCCGACGGCACCGACCCGTTCATGGCGTTCCTCAACCCGCCCAAGCAGTCGTTCCCGATCACGCTCGCGGCCGGGCAGACGGTCGCACTGCGGCTCGAACACCGTCCCCAGCAGCAGCTCGGACTCGCGGCCGTGATGTTCACGCTCGGGTACGAGGAGCCCTTCGGCAGCGCGGACGACGAGCTGGAGCGCGCCGTGTCGCTCGCCGCGGCCTCCGACGTGGCCGTCGTGGTCGTCGGCACGACGGAGCAGCTCGAATCGGAGGGCTTCGACCGCGACGGCCTGCGCCTCCCGGACGGACAGGACGAGCTCGTGCGCCGCGTCGTCGCCGCGAACCCGCGCACCGTCGTCGTCGTCAACTCGGGCGGCCCGGTGATCCTCCCCTGGCTCGACGACGCTCCCGCCGTGCTCCTCACCTGGTTCCCCGGCCAGGAGATGGGCCACGCGCTCGCCGACGTGCTGACCGGCGCCGTCGAACCGGGCGGCCGCATCCCGACCACCTGGGCGGCGACGGAGGACGACGTGCCGGTCTGGCAGGTCGAGCCCGTCGACGGCCAGCTCTACTACGACGAGAAGCTCAACGTCGGCTACCGCGAGTGGATGCGCAGGCAGGCGGCGGGCGGACCGGCCCCGGCCATCCCGTTCGGTCACGGCCTCGGCTACACGAGCTGGGAGTTCGGGGAGCCGAGCGTCGAGGGCGGCGGTGCCGGCGGTGTCGGCCTCGAAGTCAGCGTTCCCGTGACCAACGTCGGCGACCGTGCAGGCAAGCAGGTGGTGCAGGTGTACCTGAGCCGGGTGTCGGACTCCGACATCGAGCGACCGGTGCTCTGGCTCGCGGGCTACGCGGTGGTGCGCGCGGAGGCGGGAGAGTCGGCGGTCGCGACCGTCGCCATCGAACCGCGCTCGCTGCAGCACTGGTCGGTCGACGACCACGCCTGGCTGACCGAGGGCGGCACGTACGCGGTGCGCGTCGGTTCGTCGGTAGCGGAGCTGTCGGAGGCGGTGGAGTTCACGGTGTGA
- a CDS encoding MFS transporter, producing MTTPSEETGTTPQRPVQPTIPSNLSGVPESSALASTITTAGSPFSAAPTSAVSAQRPEKVRIRGRLLKLMLSMMVGNIAIFAIWGAVPGVLLPLQVQGIVGEQNSGPIFGLVATIGAFAAMIAQPVAGLVSDRTRSRFGRRAPWMVLGVLLGGLSLLFMGAANGIVQLTVGWVMVQITFNFAQGPLSAILPDRVPSGARGTFSSLSGLGLMLGSLGGSIAGAQFAKSIPAGYLTFAGIALIVIVLFVLFNPDSSNKGEPKPPFSFVAFLQTFWVSPRKHPDFFWGFTGRLLLYAGYFMVTGFQLFILQKYIGLGDNAVGMVPVLSLISLVGIIITTLIGGPISDKIGRRKIVVIIAGSVMAISLVFPLILPTVTGMMLFAFVSGLGFGAYQAVDTALMSEVLPSKDDFAKDLGVLNIAATLPQTLAPGLAGLLVFAFSSYTPLFPVGIVLALVGAFAVLPIKSVR from the coding sequence GTGACAACGCCGTCGGAAGAAACCGGCACCACCCCCCAGCGTCCGGTTCAGCCCACCATCCCCTCCAACCTCTCCGGAGTGCCAGAAAGCTCGGCGCTTGCGTCGACGATCACCACTGCCGGCAGCCCGTTCAGCGCGGCCCCGACCTCCGCCGTCAGCGCGCAGCGCCCGGAGAAGGTGCGCATCCGGGGCAGGCTGCTCAAGCTGATGCTCTCGATGATGGTGGGCAACATCGCCATCTTCGCCATCTGGGGCGCCGTGCCCGGCGTGCTGCTCCCCCTGCAGGTGCAGGGCATCGTCGGCGAGCAGAACAGCGGGCCCATCTTCGGGCTCGTGGCGACCATCGGCGCGTTCGCCGCGATGATCGCGCAACCGGTCGCGGGCCTCGTCTCCGACCGCACACGCAGCAGGTTCGGCCGCCGCGCCCCGTGGATGGTGCTCGGCGTGCTGCTCGGCGGCCTGTCCCTCCTCTTCATGGGCGCGGCCAACGGCATCGTGCAGCTCACCGTCGGCTGGGTGATGGTGCAGATCACCTTCAACTTCGCCCAGGGCCCGCTGAGCGCGATCCTGCCCGACCGTGTCCCGAGCGGGGCGCGCGGAACGTTCTCGTCGCTGTCCGGGCTCGGCCTCATGCTCGGCTCGCTCGGCGGCTCCATCGCCGGGGCCCAGTTCGCGAAGTCGATCCCGGCCGGCTACCTCACCTTCGCCGGAATCGCACTCATCGTCATCGTGCTCTTCGTGCTCTTCAACCCGGACAGCTCCAACAAGGGGGAGCCGAAGCCGCCGTTCAGCTTCGTCGCCTTCCTGCAGACGTTCTGGGTCAGCCCGCGCAAGCACCCGGACTTCTTCTGGGGCTTCACCGGCCGCCTGCTGCTTTACGCCGGCTACTTCATGGTCACCGGCTTCCAGCTGTTCATCCTGCAGAAGTACATCGGTCTCGGCGACAACGCCGTCGGCATGGTGCCGGTGCTCAGCCTGATCAGCCTCGTCGGCATCATCATCACCACCCTCATCGGCGGCCCGATCTCCGACAAGATCGGCCGCAGGAAGATCGTCGTCATCATCGCGGGCTCCGTCATGGCCATCTCGCTGGTGTTCCCGCTGATCCTGCCGACCGTCACCGGGATGATGCTGTTCGCCTTCGTCTCCGGGCTCGGCTTCGGCGCATACCAGGCCGTCGACACCGCCCTGATGAGCGAGGTCCTCCCGTCGAAGGACGACTTCGCCAAAGACCTCGGCGTGCTCAACATCGCTGCCACCCTGCCGCAGACGCTCGCCCCCGGACTCGCCGGGCTGCTCGTCTTCGCTTTCAGCTCGTACACGCCGCTGTTCCCCGTCGGCATCGTGCTCGCCCTCGTCGGAGCCTTCGCGGTCCTCCCGATCAAGTCAGTGCGCTGA
- a CDS encoding LacI family DNA-binding transcriptional regulator, with product MFTPHVVKAPTSADVALAAGVSRATVSFVLNDKPNSRVSDDTRHRVLEAARLLGYTPNTAARSLASGEAVSGLLFTASGRDSGATLERAFAALLARTVDDGVDALSHVETDLTGAEAAQLWARLRPEAVLAEAARCDAEATELLRLAGVRALIVHGQEPVGYAPTLVVPQEPFGDAAVTELTRLGHDRIVFIAPTDPTAAATAAARLAGARAAAARAGATLTVSHAGTSAASLRDWARGWRFDADRPTAVAAYDDRLAMATVRALADAGIPVPHDVSVIGADDHAGSAEFIPRLSTVAFDADALAATLHDAYTRMRAGERVERVDAPPVRVIARESTAAPRSGGAGRER from the coding sequence ATGTTCACCCCTCACGTCGTCAAAGCCCCGACGAGCGCAGACGTCGCCCTCGCGGCAGGCGTCTCGCGCGCGACGGTCTCCTTTGTGCTCAACGACAAGCCCAACTCCCGGGTCTCCGACGACACCAGGCACCGCGTACTCGAGGCCGCCCGGCTGCTCGGATACACGCCCAACACGGCGGCGCGGTCACTCGCCAGCGGCGAGGCGGTCTCCGGGCTGCTGTTCACCGCCTCCGGGCGCGACAGCGGAGCCACGCTGGAACGCGCGTTCGCCGCACTCCTCGCTCGCACCGTCGACGACGGAGTGGATGCGCTCAGCCACGTCGAGACCGACCTCACCGGTGCGGAGGCCGCCCAGCTCTGGGCGCGGCTGCGCCCGGAGGCCGTGCTCGCCGAGGCGGCCCGCTGCGACGCGGAGGCGACGGAGCTGCTGCGTCTCGCCGGGGTCCGCGCGCTGATCGTGCACGGCCAGGAGCCGGTCGGCTACGCCCCCACCCTCGTCGTGCCGCAGGAGCCGTTCGGCGACGCAGCCGTCACCGAGCTCACGCGGCTCGGGCACGACCGGATCGTGTTCATCGCCCCGACAGACCCTACGGCCGCCGCGACCGCCGCCGCCCGTCTTGCCGGGGCGCGCGCCGCGGCAGCACGCGCCGGCGCCACCCTCACCGTCTCCCACGCCGGCACGTCGGCGGCCTCCCTCCGAGACTGGGCGCGCGGCTGGCGCTTCGACGCGGACCGCCCCACCGCCGTCGCCGCATACGACGACCGCCTCGCGATGGCGACCGTGCGCGCGCTGGCCGACGCGGGCATCCCCGTGCCGCACGACGTGTCCGTGATCGGCGCAGACGACCACGCGGGCTCCGCCGAGTTCATCCCGCGCCTCAGCACGGTCGCCTTCGACGCGGACGCCCTCGCGGCGACCCTGCACGACGCGTACACGAGAATGCGCGCGGGCGAGCGCGTCGAACGCGTCGACGCGCCGCCCGTGCGCGTCATCGCGCGCGAGTCCACCGCCGCCCCCAGAAGTGGCGGGGCGGGCAGGGAGCGCTAG
- a CDS encoding glycine C-acetyltransferase, whose translation MYGTFRETVATQLSEIEEAGLTKRERSIHGPQSSQIVADGAEVLNFCANNYLGLADHPALRDAAKLALDDWGYGLASVRFICGTQEQHLELERRVSQFLGTEATILFSSCFDANGGVFETLFTADDAIVSDELNHASIIDGIRLSKAQRFRYKNRDLADLRAQLTAARDAGARHTVIVTDGVFSMDGYIAPLREICDLADEFGALVFVDDSHAVGFVGEHGRGTPEFCGVADRVDIYTGTFGKALGGASGGYVSSHREIVDLLRQRARPYLFSNTLAPSIVAGTIAALDLLEQSDQLRAQLVANAALFRSLMTEAGFDLLPGEHPIVPVMFGDAALTARIADEMQRHGVYVTAFSFPVVPRGKARIRVQLSAAHTEDEIRRCVEAFSAARDAVG comes from the coding sequence ATGTACGGAACGTTTCGGGAGACGGTCGCGACGCAGCTGAGCGAGATCGAGGAGGCCGGGCTCACCAAGCGCGAGCGCAGCATCCACGGTCCGCAGTCGTCGCAGATCGTGGCGGACGGCGCGGAGGTGCTCAACTTCTGCGCCAACAACTACCTGGGCCTCGCCGACCATCCTGCGCTGCGGGATGCGGCCAAGCTCGCGCTCGACGACTGGGGTTACGGCCTCGCCAGCGTGCGCTTCATCTGCGGAACGCAGGAGCAGCACCTGGAGCTGGAGCGGCGGGTGTCGCAGTTCCTCGGCACGGAGGCGACCATCCTGTTCTCGTCGTGCTTCGACGCGAACGGCGGCGTGTTCGAGACGCTGTTCACCGCGGACGACGCGATCGTCTCCGACGAGCTGAACCACGCATCCATCATCGACGGCATCCGCCTCTCCAAGGCGCAGCGGTTCCGCTACAAGAACCGCGACCTGGCCGACCTGCGCGCCCAGCTCACCGCGGCACGGGATGCGGGCGCCCGCCACACGGTGATCGTCACAGACGGCGTGTTCTCGATGGACGGGTACATCGCCCCGCTGCGCGAGATCTGCGACCTGGCGGACGAGTTCGGCGCCCTGGTGTTCGTGGACGACTCCCACGCCGTCGGGTTCGTCGGGGAGCACGGGAGGGGGACGCCGGAGTTCTGCGGCGTGGCGGACCGGGTGGACATCTACACCGGCACGTTCGGCAAGGCGCTGGGCGGCGCATCCGGCGGCTACGTGTCGTCGCACCGCGAGATCGTGGACCTGCTGCGCCAGCGCGCACGGCCCTACCTGTTCTCGAACACGCTCGCGCCGTCGATCGTCGCCGGCACCATCGCGGCACTCGACCTGCTGGAGCAGTCCGACCAGCTGCGGGCGCAGCTCGTCGCCAACGCTGCACTGTTCCGCTCGCTGATGACCGAGGCCGGCTTCGACCTGCTGCCGGGCGAGCACCCCATCGTGCCGGTGATGTTCGGGGATGCGGCACTCACCGCGCGCATCGCCGACGAGATGCAACGCCACGGCGTGTACGTGACGGCGTTCTCGTTCCCGGTGGTCCCGCGCGGGAAGGCGCGCATCCGGGTGCAGCTGTCCGCGGCGCACACGGAGGACGAGATTCGCCGTTGCGTGGAGGCGTTCAGCGCTGCCCGGGATGCGGTGGGCTAG
- the tdh gene encoding L-threonine 3-dehydrogenase, producing the protein MKALFKSEAGPGLELVDVPEPVIGQEDVKIRVLRTGICGTDLHIQRWDDWAASAVAAPLIPGHEFFGEVVEVGPLVHDVAVGDQVSGEGHIVCGTCRNCRAGRRQMCIRTQGLGVQRNGAFAEYLTLPATNVWVHHSTIEPEVGALFDPLGNAVHTALAFPVVGEDVLVTGCGPIGLMAIAVARHVGARFIVGTDISASRLALAEGMGADYTVDVSQAPIRSAQQALGMREGFDVGFEMSGAPSALPQMIENMNHGGRIAMLGLPSAPIAIDWGNVVTHMLTLKGIYGREMFETWNAMGAMLQTSATLRDAIASIVSDRFAARDWEKGFAAAASAGGGKVILDWTEL; encoded by the coding sequence ATGAAGGCTCTCTTCAAGAGCGAGGCCGGACCCGGTCTCGAACTGGTCGACGTACCGGAGCCCGTGATCGGGCAGGAGGACGTCAAGATCCGCGTGCTGCGGACGGGCATCTGCGGAACCGATCTGCACATCCAGCGCTGGGACGACTGGGCGGCCTCCGCCGTCGCCGCCCCGCTGATCCCCGGGCACGAGTTCTTCGGCGAGGTGGTCGAGGTCGGGCCGCTGGTGCACGACGTCGCCGTGGGCGATCAGGTGTCCGGCGAAGGGCACATCGTCTGCGGAACCTGCCGCAACTGCCGGGCCGGCCGCCGGCAGATGTGCATCCGCACCCAGGGCCTCGGCGTGCAGCGCAACGGTGCGTTCGCCGAATACCTCACCCTCCCCGCCACCAACGTCTGGGTGCACCACAGCACCATCGAGCCGGAGGTCGGCGCACTGTTCGACCCGCTCGGCAACGCGGTGCACACGGCCCTCGCGTTTCCCGTGGTCGGCGAGGACGTGCTGGTCACCGGATGCGGCCCCATCGGCCTCATGGCCATCGCCGTCGCGAGGCACGTCGGAGCGCGGTTCATCGTCGGCACGGACATCAGCGCATCCCGGCTCGCTCTCGCGGAGGGCATGGGCGCCGACTACACGGTCGACGTCTCGCAGGCCCCCATCCGCTCGGCGCAACAGGCGCTCGGGATGCGCGAAGGCTTCGACGTCGGCTTCGAGATGAGCGGGGCGCCCAGCGCGCTGCCGCAGATGATCGAGAACATGAACCACGGCGGCCGCATCGCCATGCTCGGGCTTCCCTCCGCGCCGATCGCGATCGACTGGGGCAACGTGGTCACCCACATGCTCACCCTCAAGGGCATCTACGGCCGTGAGATGTTCGAGACCTGGAACGCGATGGGCGCGATGCTGCAGACGTCGGCGACGCTGCGCGACGCCATCGCCTCCATCGTCTCCGACCGGTTCGCCGCGCGGGACTGGGAGAAGGGTTTCGCCGCCGCGGCGTCGGCAGGCGGAGGCAAAGTGATCCTGGATTGGACGGAGCTCTGA
- a CDS encoding MerR family transcriptional regulator — MDENSQVFVISIAAELAGMHPQTLRQYDRLGLVSPSRTAGKSRRYSMRDVAKLQEIARLGAEGVSLEGIRRILDLEDQVGALTTRVRELETALADELLNRPGHRVFAAGPAGEVVSLRAGTRTRRSTQVVVWRPLDRD, encoded by the coding sequence ATGGATGAGAACAGCCAGGTCTTCGTGATCTCGATCGCGGCCGAACTGGCGGGGATGCACCCACAGACCCTCCGCCAGTACGACAGGCTCGGTCTCGTCAGCCCGAGCAGGACGGCGGGCAAGTCCCGCAGGTACTCGATGCGGGATGTGGCGAAGCTGCAGGAGATCGCGCGGCTCGGCGCGGAGGGCGTGAGCCTGGAAGGGATCAGGCGCATCCTGGACCTGGAGGATCAGGTGGGAGCGCTGACCACCAGGGTCCGCGAACTGGAGACGGCGCTGGCCGACGAGCTCCTGAACCGCCCGGGCCACCGCGTGTTCGCCGCCGGCCCCGCGGGCGAGGTCGTCTCGCTGCGCGCGGGCACCCGCACCAGGCGCAGCACCCAGGTGGTCGTCTGGCGCCCGCTCGACAGAGACTGA
- a CDS encoding DnaJ C-terminal domain-containing protein, with translation MASQDWFDKDFYKVLGVSKDVTPAELKKVYRKLARKYHPDSNPGDPAAEAKFKEISEAHSVLGDPEQRKEYDQIRAMGSGARFTAPGSAGQGGFDDVFGGMFGGGGNRGYSYQQGGNFDDVFGGLFGNSGGGFGSASGGFRGYGGPTRGRDVTAHTTIDFITATKGETITLQASDGKPIKVKIPAGVADGQKIKLRGKGQPSPDGGEPGDIVLTVTVRKHPVFERDGLNLRVTVPVTFAEAALGATIEVPTLGGDPVKLRVAPGTPSGRVLRVKGRGVQTSKGTGDLLAVVQVAVPSHLSAEAQEALKEFAAKLPDENPREELLAKART, from the coding sequence GTGGCAAGCCAGGACTGGTTCGACAAGGACTTCTACAAGGTTCTTGGCGTCTCCAAGGACGTCACCCCCGCGGAGCTCAAAAAGGTCTACCGCAAGCTCGCGCGCAAGTATCACCCGGACTCCAACCCGGGCGACCCGGCGGCAGAGGCCAAGTTCAAGGAGATCAGCGAAGCGCACTCCGTGCTCGGTGATCCCGAGCAGCGCAAAGAGTACGACCAGATTCGCGCGATGGGCTCCGGTGCCCGCTTCACCGCGCCGGGCTCGGCAGGCCAGGGCGGCTTCGACGACGTGTTCGGCGGGATGTTCGGCGGCGGTGGCAACCGCGGATACAGCTACCAGCAGGGCGGCAACTTCGACGACGTGTTCGGAGGGCTGTTCGGCAACAGCGGCGGTGGCTTCGGTTCGGCGAGCGGCGGATTCCGCGGCTACGGCGGACCGACCCGCGGCCGCGACGTGACCGCGCACACCACCATCGACTTCATCACGGCGACCAAGGGCGAGACCATCACCCTGCAGGCGTCGGACGGCAAGCCGATCAAGGTCAAGATCCCGGCCGGCGTCGCCGACGGGCAGAAGATCAAGCTGCGCGGCAAAGGCCAGCCCAGCCCGGATGGCGGAGAGCCGGGCGACATCGTCCTCACCGTCACTGTGCGCAAGCACCCGGTGTTCGAGCGCGACGGGCTCAACCTGCGCGTCACGGTTCCCGTGACGTTCGCGGAGGCGGCCCTCGGCGCGACCATCGAGGTGCCGACGCTGGGCGGCGACCCCGTCAAGCTGCGCGTCGCTCCCGGAACGCCGAGCGGTCGCGTGCTGCGCGTCAAGGGCCGCGGGGTGCAGACCTCGAAGGGCACCGGCGACCTGCTCGCCGTCGTCCAGGTGGCCGTGCCGTCGCACCTGTCCGCCGAGGCTCAGGAGGCGCTCAAGGAGTTCGCCGCGAAGCTTCCGGACGAGAACCCGCGCGAAGAGCTGCTCGCCAAGGCCCGCACCTGA